From Paenibacillus sp. V4I7, one genomic window encodes:
- a CDS encoding glycosyltransferase family 4 protein has translation MLHCNSLRILCTGMGWPSAQPGGLNTYFKHICVSLANRHELEALVCSANKPVVQDDLRVTNVAVTDLKLSKRRNAFRKHAADLMNQQDVDIVYSHFAPYSIGVAMEAKARNIPVVMTFHGPWSEEIRLEGKGLKHRIKTMIAKSWEMKAYRLADAFIVLSETFRDILHHQYGVPLSKIHIIPGGADVARFKPAADRTAIRRKLQLEEGTTAVLTLRRLVNRMGLLQLLESWKEVARTVPDTVLFIGGKGPLQGELESKIAEYGLQSRVRMLGYIPDNELADYYQAADLFVVPSQALEGFGLITVEAMAAGVPVMATPIGGNREILQKYRPDMLFAGKSSKDMASGLIRLLRHREMWPTAEQCRSHVLENYTWDRVSKQVDGVFNHVIDQHMIAYGGNRQVTAGKKGGREQDEGSLFGSYR, from the coding sequence ATGCTACACTGCAATAGTTTGCGGATCCTGTGTACCGGAATGGGTTGGCCATCTGCACAGCCTGGAGGACTAAACACTTATTTCAAACATATTTGCGTAAGCTTAGCTAACCGTCATGAGCTGGAGGCGCTGGTATGCAGTGCGAATAAGCCGGTCGTTCAAGATGACCTTCGCGTCACGAACGTAGCCGTCACCGATTTGAAGTTAAGTAAAAGACGAAATGCCTTTCGGAAGCATGCGGCTGATCTGATGAATCAGCAGGACGTTGATATCGTTTATTCCCACTTTGCTCCCTATAGTATAGGAGTTGCTATGGAGGCCAAAGCGCGAAATATTCCGGTGGTGATGACGTTTCATGGTCCTTGGAGTGAGGAAATCAGGCTCGAAGGCAAGGGATTGAAGCATCGAATCAAAACAATGATCGCGAAGAGCTGGGAGATGAAGGCTTATCGGCTGGCGGATGCATTCATTGTGCTAAGTGAAACCTTCCGCGATATTCTTCATCACCAGTACGGTGTCCCGCTTTCAAAGATTCACATCATTCCAGGTGGGGCCGATGTTGCCCGGTTCAAGCCGGCTGCGGATCGCACGGCGATAAGAAGGAAACTGCAGCTGGAGGAAGGGACGACAGCAGTGTTGACCTTAAGAAGATTAGTCAACCGAATGGGTCTTCTTCAATTACTGGAATCTTGGAAAGAGGTTGCGAGAACGGTTCCGGATACCGTGCTGTTCATCGGTGGCAAAGGGCCTCTGCAAGGAGAGCTGGAAAGTAAAATTGCTGAATATGGTCTCCAGTCTCGCGTCCGAATGCTGGGCTACATCCCTGATAATGAGCTTGCTGATTATTATCAAGCCGCTGATCTGTTCGTTGTACCTTCCCAAGCGTTGGAAGGTTTCGGATTAATTACCGTAGAAGCAATGGCCGCCGGGGTTCCAGTTATGGCAACACCGATTGGAGGCAACCGTGAAATTCTTCAGAAATATCGGCCAGACATGCTGTTTGCCGGTAAAAGCAGCAAAGATATGGCTTCTGGGTTAATTCGCTTATTGCGGCACCGTGAAATGTGGCCGACCGCAGAGCAATGCAGAAGCCATGTGTTGGAGAATTACACCTGGGATCGTGTATCCAAACAGGTAGATGGCGTATTTAATCACGTAATCGATCAACATATGATTGCTTACGGCGGCAATCGTCAGGTAACTGCTGGGAAGAAAGGAGGGCGTGAACAGGATGAGGGTAGCTTATTTGGATCATACCGCTAG
- a CDS encoding glycosyltransferase, whose protein sequence is MKIAIAHDYLVQMGGAERVVEVFHQMYPSAPIYTTMFSNNRLLDELRDADIRASWLQKMPGGKSHFKEMLPLYPFAIKDFDFREFDIVLSSSSAFMKSIQVPKDTFHLCYCHTPMRFAWDYDTYMERQSNSSVMKRLLKIYIDRLKQWDQKTSANVNQFIANSSVVKNRIRNYYQRDSDVIFPPINTSRFHSSTSIDDYYLIVSRLVSYKRIDLAVEAFNRNGLPLYIVGEGPDLVRLKAMAKGNIRFLGRLDDGSVTQMMAQCRALIFPGEEDFGITPLEANAAGRPVVAYQAGGALDTIVPHVNGVFFKRQEVEDLLLAIQEVENHDWDVRQIMQHAQKFDEQTFMDKLKDYMGKAYQQFREGH, encoded by the coding sequence ATGAAAATAGCAATTGCGCATGATTATTTGGTTCAAATGGGCGGGGCCGAAAGAGTGGTTGAGGTCTTTCACCAAATGTACCCGAGTGCTCCCATCTATACGACCATGTTTAGCAATAACCGGCTGCTCGATGAGCTAAGAGATGCGGATATACGGGCCTCCTGGTTGCAAAAAATGCCTGGAGGGAAAAGCCATTTTAAAGAAATGCTCCCCCTATACCCCTTTGCGATTAAGGATTTTGATTTCCGAGAATTCGATATCGTGCTTAGCTCAAGCAGCGCTTTCATGAAAAGTATTCAGGTTCCGAAGGATACGTTCCATCTCTGTTACTGCCATACCCCGATGCGATTCGCTTGGGATTATGACACGTATATGGAGCGGCAATCCAATTCAAGTGTGATGAAGCGGCTTTTGAAAATCTATATCGATAGGCTTAAGCAATGGGATCAAAAAACGTCGGCTAATGTGAATCAGTTTATCGCTAATTCCTCCGTCGTAAAAAATCGCATTCGAAATTATTACCAACGCGATTCAGATGTTATTTTTCCGCCGATTAATACGTCGCGATTCCATAGCTCAACTTCCATTGATGATTATTATTTGATTGTATCGAGACTTGTTTCGTACAAGCGAATTGATCTGGCGGTAGAAGCATTTAATCGAAATGGACTGCCGTTATACATCGTTGGAGAAGGACCCGACCTCGTGAGGCTTAAGGCAATGGCCAAAGGGAATATCCGTTTCCTGGGAAGGCTGGATGACGGTTCGGTCACTCAAATGATGGCGCAGTGCCGAGCGTTAATCTTTCCTGGTGAGGAGGATTTCGGCATAACACCGCTGGAAGCTAATGCTGCCGGAAGACCCGTTGTTGCCTATCAGGCCGGAGGTGCGCTAGATACGATTGTGCCTCATGTGAATGGTGTATTCTTCAAACGGCAAGAGGTAGAAGATCTGCTGCTTGCGATTCAGGAAGTGGAAAACCATGACTGGGATGTAAGGCAAATCATGCAGCACGCACAGAAATTTGATGAGCAAACATTCATGGATAAACTAAAAGACTACATGGGTAAGGCCTACCAACAATTCAGAGAGGGGCATTAA
- a CDS encoding UDP-glucose/GDP-mannose dehydrogenase family protein encodes MDIAVIGTGYVGLVSGVCFAEVGNNVICVDHDEQKIEKLQNLISPIYEPGIEQLMEKNLNAGRLAFTSDLAQAISQSELIIIAVGTPSLPNGEANLAFIEQAAMEIGKAMNSYKIIATKSTVPVGTNEHIQMIIAMNTMQSFDVVSIPEFLREGSAIDDTLHPDRIVLGIENPSLAAPLTELHRSFTDQIFVTSIRSAEMIKYASNAFLATKISFINEISNICEKVGADVTEVAKGMGQDKRIGSSFLSAGIGYGGSCFPKDTDALIQIAGNVDYEFQLLKSVVEVNKSQRYKVISKLEASLGPLSGKSIGIWGLSFKPNTDDIRYAPSIEIVETLIRAGARLKLYDPIAMEKFKERIDHPAIQWCENALEAATGSDAICLLTDWEEFKAVPLSQLIFVMEQPILIDGRNVFSKEQVQGTGLKYYSVGRPDLIGASRPKALAR; translated from the coding sequence ATGGATATTGCAGTAATCGGGACGGGGTATGTGGGGTTAGTTTCCGGGGTATGCTTCGCTGAAGTGGGCAATAACGTAATCTGTGTGGATCATGATGAACAGAAAATTGAAAAATTGCAAAACCTGATATCTCCGATCTACGAACCTGGTATTGAACAGCTGATGGAGAAGAATCTGAATGCCGGTCGATTGGCCTTTACCTCTGACTTGGCACAGGCCATCAGTCAATCCGAACTCATTATTATTGCGGTGGGCACACCTTCCTTACCAAATGGAGAGGCTAATCTGGCCTTTATCGAGCAGGCGGCCATGGAAATCGGGAAGGCGATGAATAGTTATAAAATCATTGCAACGAAAAGCACCGTTCCTGTTGGTACGAACGAGCATATTCAAATGATTATTGCCATGAATACGATGCAGTCTTTCGACGTCGTATCGATTCCAGAGTTTCTGCGGGAAGGCTCAGCGATCGATGATACCCTTCATCCGGATCGGATTGTCCTCGGGATTGAAAATCCAAGCTTAGCCGCACCTCTTACGGAGCTGCACCGTTCATTTACCGATCAAATCTTCGTTACAAGTATTCGCAGCGCGGAGATGATCAAGTATGCTTCGAATGCCTTTCTTGCGACCAAAATTTCATTTATTAATGAAATATCCAATATTTGCGAGAAAGTTGGCGCAGATGTCACTGAGGTTGCCAAAGGAATGGGGCAAGATAAGCGAATTGGCTCTTCCTTCCTGAGTGCGGGTATCGGCTACGGGGGTTCTTGTTTTCCCAAGGATACAGACGCATTGATTCAAATTGCCGGTAATGTCGACTATGAGTTTCAATTGTTAAAGTCGGTTGTCGAGGTGAACAAATCGCAGCGTTATAAAGTAATTTCCAAGCTGGAAGCGTCCCTCGGTCCGCTTAGCGGCAAATCCATTGGCATCTGGGGATTGTCTTTTAAACCGAACACGGATGACATTCGTTATGCGCCTTCCATCGAAATCGTGGAAACCTTGATTCGTGCGGGAGCACGGCTGAAGCTGTATGATCCCATTGCGATGGAGAAATTTAAGGAACGTATCGACCATCCGGCAATTCAATGGTGTGAGAATGCTCTGGAGGCAGCTACGGGGTCCGACGCCATTTGTTTACTTACGGATTGGGAAGAATTCAAAGCTGTCCCATTATCACAGCTCATTTTCGTCATGGAGCAGCCGATTCTTATTGATGGTCGCAATGTGTTTAGCAAAGAGCAGGTTCAGGGAACTGGACTCAAATATTATTCGGTAGGGAGACCTGATTTGATCGGGGCATCCCGTCCCAAAGCGCTGGCTAGATAA
- a CDS encoding sugar phosphate nucleotidyltransferase, with translation MKLVLLSGGSGKRLWPLSNDSRSKQFLRVLEDAEGRSESMVQRVWRQLQNTGLGDDAYLATNRSQVEMIISQLGGDAPLIVEPERRDTFPAIALAAAYMYDVESLPLNTVITVLPVDPYVDEAFFQKIKQLEEVLHETDANLALMGVVPTIPSEKYGYIVPSDKRREGSEALHVNHFAEKPNREQAAALIEQKALWNCGVFAFRLGYLIEVMVEKGIPIQYEEMLKNYHKLTKISFDYEIVEKEASCVVVPYDGYWKDLGTWNTLTEEMSRSQIGTGIVTEDSENTHLINELDIPVTVIGIKDAVIAVSPDGILVTSKSESPRIKEVMNKIEHRPMYEERRWGRYRVIDYVKYAEDNEVLTKRILVHAGKNISYQLHYKRSEVWTIVSGVADIVINDKLYQVKPGDVVRIPDGTRHSIRAITDVEFIEVQSGSELVEEDTVRICMAWKDIPLHQFI, from the coding sequence ATGAAATTGGTTCTTCTTTCCGGCGGGTCGGGTAAACGACTGTGGCCATTGTCCAATGATTCCAGATCCAAGCAATTCTTAAGGGTACTTGAAGATGCTGAAGGCAGAAGTGAATCCATGGTTCAACGTGTATGGAGACAACTGCAGAATACAGGCCTCGGCGATGATGCTTACTTAGCGACGAACCGCTCCCAGGTTGAAATGATTATAAGTCAATTAGGCGGCGATGCCCCGCTTATTGTTGAGCCTGAGAGAAGAGATACCTTCCCTGCAATCGCGCTTGCTGCTGCTTATATGTATGATGTCGAGAGTTTGCCCCTGAATACAGTGATTACGGTGTTACCCGTAGATCCCTATGTCGATGAGGCTTTCTTTCAGAAAATCAAACAGTTAGAAGAAGTTCTGCACGAAACGGATGCGAATTTGGCGCTAATGGGCGTTGTTCCAACGATTCCGTCTGAGAAATACGGGTATATCGTTCCCTCTGACAAACGCAGAGAAGGGTCAGAAGCACTGCATGTCAACCATTTTGCTGAAAAGCCGAATCGTGAACAGGCAGCTGCCTTGATTGAACAGAAGGCGCTTTGGAACTGCGGTGTCTTCGCTTTCCGGCTAGGCTATCTCATTGAGGTCATGGTGGAAAAGGGCATCCCGATTCAATATGAAGAAATGCTTAAAAATTATCATAAACTAACGAAAATTAGCTTTGACTACGAAATTGTTGAGAAGGAAGCGAGCTGTGTTGTCGTACCTTACGACGGCTATTGGAAAGACCTTGGTACTTGGAATACACTGACAGAGGAAATGAGCCGATCCCAGATTGGAACGGGCATCGTGACCGAAGATTCCGAGAATACCCATTTGATTAATGAGCTAGATATTCCAGTTACGGTGATTGGGATCAAGGACGCCGTCATCGCTGTCAGCCCTGATGGGATTCTTGTAACGAGCAAGTCGGAAAGTCCTCGGATTAAGGAAGTCATGAATAAAATTGAACACCGACCGATGTATGAGGAGCGCAGGTGGGGACGTTATCGTGTGATTGACTATGTCAAGTATGCAGAAGATAATGAGGTGCTGACTAAACGGATTCTCGTCCATGCAGGTAAAAATATAAGCTATCAGCTGCATTATAAACGCAGTGAAGTGTGGACGATCGTAAGCGGCGTTGCGGATATAGTCATTAATGACAAGCTCTATCAAGTGAAGCCTGGAGATGTCGTTCGAATTCCAGATGGAACTAGGCACAGCATTCGAGCCATAACGGATGTTGAATTTATCGAGGTCCAGAGCGGATCCGAATTAGTGGAAGAAGACACGGTTCGTATTTGTATGGCATGGAAGGATATCCCCCTTCACCAATTTATTTAA
- a CDS encoding glycosyl hydrolase, whose translation MMIDFFGKVGVHKKVVSLLFLLSLLAPNILLHPNVTNASVVPINSQATYEAKAVLQQLYAISGVSIISGQHDYLESPDEWTNQVKGLTGKYPGLHGYEFGAIMNQSESQLAEQRQRVVNSAIAWNQAGGLVTISFHESIPGTCLCWSNVKKEMSQADFDKYVTPGTPQYTQLLADLDKAAVYLGKLRDAGVPVLWRPYHEMNGNWFWWGKKSNFPALWNIMYDRFVHVHKLNNLLWVWSPNAPNALADSYTATYPGENKVDVLAVDIYDNDYHPDYYTKIVELAKGKPVAVGENGELPSDTILNEQPKWAYLMTWGKMLAENNNLQEIETFYTNSKLLTRESLQTIKVPDSLPVFQPVLEPVLEPILQPVLKEERYGLQAEYYDNKDLTTLKETKEDAKIDFNWSTSAPFPSMQADTFSVRWTGKLKPKFTETYKISTLSDDGIRVWVNGVLVIDSWFNQSWVERSGTIALTAGVPVDLKVEYYDNMNGAVAKVMWTSPSQVKEIIPANVLLLP comes from the coding sequence ATGATGATCGATTTTTTTGGAAAGGTGGGTGTGCATAAGAAGGTGGTTTCCTTATTGTTTCTACTCTCTTTGCTAGCACCGAATATCTTGCTTCACCCTAACGTAACGAATGCGTCAGTTGTTCCTATCAACTCACAAGCTACGTATGAGGCTAAGGCAGTACTGCAGCAATTGTATGCCATCTCGGGTGTAAGCATCATTAGCGGGCAGCATGATTACTTAGAAAGCCCAGATGAATGGACGAATCAAGTCAAAGGCTTGACTGGTAAATATCCGGGTCTTCATGGTTATGAATTCGGTGCCATTATGAATCAATCAGAAAGTCAATTGGCAGAACAAAGACAACGGGTGGTAAATAGTGCGATAGCATGGAACCAGGCTGGCGGTTTGGTAACGATATCATTTCATGAAAGCATTCCTGGAACGTGCCTTTGCTGGTCAAATGTGAAGAAGGAAATGAGCCAAGCCGATTTTGATAAGTACGTAACGCCAGGGACTCCCCAGTACACGCAATTGCTTGCAGATCTCGATAAAGCGGCTGTCTACTTAGGGAAACTTAGGGATGCAGGTGTTCCTGTCTTATGGCGCCCTTATCATGAAATGAATGGGAATTGGTTCTGGTGGGGCAAGAAGAGCAACTTCCCTGCATTATGGAATATCATGTACGACCGCTTCGTTCATGTGCATAAGTTGAACAATCTACTTTGGGTTTGGAGCCCAAATGCACCAAATGCTTTGGCTGACTCGTATACAGCTACTTATCCCGGAGAAAATAAGGTGGATGTTCTCGCTGTTGATATCTATGACAATGATTACCATCCAGATTATTACACGAAAATTGTTGAATTAGCTAAGGGTAAGCCTGTAGCCGTGGGGGAAAATGGTGAGCTGCCTAGTGACACTATTTTGAATGAGCAGCCCAAATGGGCCTATCTAATGACATGGGGCAAAATGCTGGCCGAAAATAATAACCTACAAGAAATTGAAACCTTTTATACGAATTCGAAATTATTGACAAGAGAGTCGCTTCAAACTATTAAAGTACCTGACTCACTACCTGTCTTTCAACCAGTCTTAGAACCAGTCTTAGAACCTATCTTACAACCTGTCTTAAAGGAAGAGAGATATGGGTTGCAAGCGGAATATTACGATAACAAGGATTTGACCACACTGAAGGAAACGAAGGAAGACGCCAAGATTGATTTCAATTGGTCCACGTCGGCTCCCTTTCCTTCTATGCAAGCAGATACGTTTTCCGTCAGATGGACGGGTAAACTCAAGCCGAAATTTACGGAAACTTATAAAATTTCTACGTTAAGTGACGATGGCATCCGAGTTTGGGTGAATGGCGTGCTGGTTATTGATAGTTGGTTTAATCAAAGCTGGGTGGAACGATCCGGAACCATTGCTCTTACCGCTGGAGTACCTGTTGATTTGAAAGTCGAATATTATGATAATATGAATGGTGCTGTTGCTAAAGTCATGTGGACGAGCCCGTCCCAAGTGAAAGAAATTATTCCCGCGAATGTCCTATTACTTCCTTGA